CACTGCAGGTCGGCAAAAACATGGGCGCACCTTGTGAAAGATGCAAATGGCATGATGAACAGGATTACCGGGATTTGGATGATCGAGAAAAACATTTCTTGATGTTTTTGATGGGTGATTTTCAACATGAGATGGTAACTGATGACCAATATATATTCAATTAAAGTACCACTCCCTTATGACTTATGTTATAACGCTAGCTAAATACCCCTGCCACTATGGATCGAACTTACAAAAGCAATTGTGTTTACCCATTTAGGATGCTGTCAAATTAGTTTGTGGGGAGCTTCATCCCGTATCAGTTTGTTACTTATATTTTGTTAGAGATCTTCTAGCAAGGTGGGGAAAATTGTGGGAGGCATGGATGAACTGTGGGGCTGTGGCTCACCAACTCCTATTTATAAGTAGTATACATATATGATTTTGTTGGCTTTCTAAGCACGGTCTTCACAATTTATGGTCATTTCTCATGGTAATTTGGTGAAAGAATTCAAGCCACTGGCATGAAACCATTTGGTCATATTTTAAAGTAAATATATCATGTTTTTCTCATCTTTCTTCCAAAGATGCTATGCTTTTTTACCATTTTCTTTAATTTGCTATGTATTCAGACATCAAAGAGACAATGACACGCTACGGTTACAGCGAGTTTCTTTTGGATATTGTTCATAAGCTACCCTTTTGCAAATAAAGACTTTCAAAACTTGTTTCTGCAGATCGTCCCAGAAGAATTTGTGCAGCGTTTGAAGGGCGAGATTCGAGGAGAGATCAAACTGGAAACGCGCAATGGATACAGTTATACTGTTGGAGTTTCCAAGAACCAAGAAAAGGTTGTCTTCATGGCAGGATGGGGTCAATTCGTTGAAAACTTTGATCTTCAGATGGGTGAATCCATAATATTCAGATACAATGGAAGCTCTCAGTTTAGTGTCGTAATGTTTGACAAACTTGGCCGTGAGAAAGCATTATCTGTCATTGCGGATGCTTTGCCGCCTCGTATACAAGAAAGGCACACAGATGCTACTGAAACCGTGCACAACAAAGGCAAAAACATGGGTGCACCTTGTGGAAGATGCAAATGGCGGGATGAACTGGACTACCGGGGGTTGGATGATCGAGAAAAACATTTCTTGATGTTTATGATGGGTGATTTTCAGCATGAGATGGTAAGTGATAACCCATAGTATATTCAGATTCAATTAAAGTACCACTCCCTTATGTTATAacactagctaaatacccTTGCCTTGCTGTGGATCAAATTTACAAAACCGATTGTGTTTACCCATTGTTGTCACTCCTTTCTATGCCACCCAACTCATCCAAGTTCCATCGTGCTACACGTCATGCTCCATGCGTTCTCGTTATATATATACCTGTAGGATTTTGTCAAATTAGTTTGTCGGTCTTTCGCAAATTAAAAAGTTGTCGGAAGCTTCATCCCATCTCTGTTAGTTATTTCGTTAAGAGATCTTTTAGCAAGGTGGGGAAAAAATGTGGAAGACATGGTTGAACTGTGACTAACCAACTCCTATTTATAAGTATAGtacatatatgtttttttggCTTTCTAAGGACCAGTTACATTTGTAATTTCTACTTTATAGGTCTTCATAATTTATGGTCATCTCTCATGGTAATTTGGTGCAAAAATTCAAGCCACTAGCATGAGACCATTTGGTCACAATTGAAACTAAATATATCATGTTTTTCTCAACGTTCTtagttttctttcttccaaaGATGCtatgttttttgtttcattttctgtGATTTTCTATGTATTCAGACATCAAAGAGACAAAGATACACTATGATTATAGTGAGTTTCTTTTGAATCTTGTTCATAAACTATGCTTTGCAAAATCTTTCGAAACTTGTTTCTGCAGATCGTCCCACAAGAATTTGTGCAGCGTTTGAAGGGCGAGATTCGAGGAGAGATCAAACTGGAAACACGCAATGGATACAGTTATACTATTGGAGTTTCCAAGGACCAAGAAGAGCTTGTCTTCATGGCAGGATGGGGGAAATTCGTTGAAAACTTTGATCTTCAGATGGGTGAATCCATAATATTCAGATACAATGGAAGCTCGCAGTTTAGTGTCACAATCTTTGACAAACTTGGCCGTGAGAAAGCATTATCTGTCATTGAGGATGCTTTGCCGCCTCATGTACTAGAAAGGCACACAGATGCGACTGAAAATGTGAGCCGCTCTCATGGTTATCCTCAGGCCATGCAAATGCAATTGCCTAACGATGCCATGAACCGCTTTTGTGTTCATTGCCAGCCAATGCAAATGCAACCACATGCTGAAACCATGGACCGTTCTCATGGTCGTCATAAGACCAAGAAAATGCAGTCGCTCACTGAAACGGTGACTCAATCTCAAGTTCATCCTCAGCCTATGCAAATGCAGCCCTCTAGCAAAACTGTGAACCGTTCACCAATGCAGATGCCACCGATGAAAAGACAACGACGGCTTCAAAGGAATAAGTCAAATCAGGGCAACAAGACCGCGTTgaaatcttcttcctctgagTCATCTGGTCTCAGTTTTTCTTCATACATATATGTTTCCTTGCAAATTATATCTGTTACTTATCTTTTATAGCTATATTTAGTAGTTGTTCTCTTTTCTAGGCACAGGAGATTCTTTCTCATCTGAAGAGGGTCATGCTGCTGTGCCTTGTTACAATTACGCTGTCGAGAAAAAGGATAAAATGCATCGAGTTCAGAAGGAGCAGTTGAAGGATGGTTACATTGCCACACGTGTGACCAAACTAACTCCAATTCAGGCGGAGCAGGTGAAGAAGGAGGTCCAATGTTTGCACTCAGACATCCCCATCTTTGTTGCCGTGATGAGCAGAGTCAATGTTGTTTCAGGGTTCCGCCTGGTGAGttccatattttatttttgaacgTGTGTCATGCTCATGCTTCGATTATGCGCAGATATGTTTAAACTGCTGTTTATTGAGAAAAACACTAGTCTCAATGGTATAAAGTTGTTCCCCTGTCATATGTGAAGCAGTTGCATGTTATTTTACTCACAACACGCTTCAATGATATTTTGTACTGACTCTTTTGCTCAAATATGTAAATAGACTGTCCCCAACTGGTATGGTCAGAAATATCTTGGAGATGAGCAGAGCGTGTGGCTTCAGCGACTTGGTGAGAACTGGCCAGTAAATCTTCGTGGCAGAAGTCCTGGATTGCTCATCGACAGAAGGTTTGAAAATGGATGGCAAAAGTTTGTCGAAGAAAACGATATTAAGATTGGTGATATATGCCTATTTGAACGGTTGAACAATCAGAGGTGCACGCTGAAAGTCCATATCATCAGTGCAAAGGATGGCAGTTGTTGCTGAATTCCGTGATGTCGGTACGCCGCACCATTAAGGCCCCGCTTGGGAGCATTGTAAAAACTTCCACCCGTAGATGCTTACGGGCGCAAATCTGTGTGTACGAATGAAACTCCTGTAATTTATTTTCCTTGTAAACCTGATGTTTGGAAGAAAACGATGGAGCAGAAGTTGAGCTACTGTATCCATGAAGTACTTGAAGAAGCCAGCTTGATGAATGTGGCCGCACTGTCGTCGAGCACCAGCAGGAGCTGGACGGATCCACGGAGGAGCGGACGAGGCACCGGCAAGCTAGGGTCGAAGGAGAGCGACGCTAGGTGCGCACCACTCGAAgaccccgccggcggcggagggctcCGCGGCCGTGCGGCGATTGCGGCAGACATCGCGAGCAGACCCCGCCGGTGCGCGCTTTCTAGGGTTCTTTCCCGTCGCTGGCGGCGCCCGTCGTCTCTCGATAAGTCCATGAAAGTTTTTCGGACCTGCCCACCTCCGTGGTTGTTTTCGGAAAGAAAAACGAAAACGCCCATCCAAGCGGGATTTTGGGCTTGGGGCGAATTTTTTTCCAGCCCCCACTAATATGCCGGTATTTTCGCTCGAAACCAGGCTTCCAATCAGGCCCTAATGCTTTTGTGTTGTCAGTGAATTCCTGGTAATGCTGATAGTGCTTTCGTATTGGCTAGTACGTACATTCCTGGTAATGGTGATGGTGCTTTTGTGTTGGCTAGTAGATTCCTAGTTAATTAGTACTCCTAGATGACTACTTCACCTGCATGATGATGGAACTTGCTGTAACATATTGTTGATGCAATGTTGAATTCGAAATGTCTCTCTGTTTCATTGTATTTTTGGACTCCCCTTTCCTTGAAACGAGTCGCTGGGACGTCCCAGAGGCATGTCAGCCCGGCTGCCGTAATAGGCTGTCAGGGGTGGCATGTTTTTAGAACGTCACAGCTATTGCAATTTGAAaaggggagaaaagaaaactttAAAGGCGGCCAGAACAACTGGTAATGTACAGATGTGGTGTAACTTACGGGCCTGCTTGGATGGCCGTTTTTGGGCTCATTACCGGTGTAACTTACAGAGCCCAGAAAATTTCCGATCGTGATCCAAAACGGATTGGTTAGTTGTTTCAAGAATCCTTTTCCGCTCGTATTGCCCTGAGATGCACGAGAAAGATTACAAAAACCTCCTCAGGCCCGGAAAGAAATACGGAAGAACCCTAGAAATCATGGAGGCTTgtgcgaggcggcggcgcgcgtcgtCGGCGAGGCAGATCTGCCCCCGCCTCCGTCGGGAGCCGCTGCTCTCCTTGCCTAGCTAGTTCTGTCCCCTTCCTGTGCTCCCCCGCTAGCGATGCCTGCCATCGCCGCCGCACGCCATGTGCGCCGGCAGAGCTGTCCGCCGCCGGCTGGTGGGTTCTTCAAATGCTGCGTGGAAGCTCCTCCGCTGGAGcttcctgctgctgccgtgcgGATCCGTAGAGCTCCTGCTGGTGCTTGACGAAGGCCGAAGCTAATCGACGCGATACGGCCGCGCGGCGCGCAGCTCCTGTTCTACCATTATCTCCCAAACATCAGTTACACGGGGATTGAAATTACAGGAGTTTTATTGGTACCGGAGATTTACACCTGTAAGCATTCACGGCTGGAAATTTTTACAAAGCTCCCAAGCGGGGCCGTACTGTTTCATTTCTGTACTGCTGTTGTCGTGGTTCTTAGTATTTGCATGTTCTCGAAGAACACAAGAATGAGTAGGCAGAAGACGTTGCCGAATATTGAAGGTGTACTGGCAGAAATCAAGCTAATCGGGTACATATGGGAATTGACAAACTATTTATTAGTCAAGTTGCTGTTAACTTTGAAGCAAGAACAAAATCTGCAACAGCTCATTTGGTATCCTCGTTTCATTAT
This is a stretch of genomic DNA from Brachypodium distachyon strain Bd21 chromosome 1, Brachypodium_distachyon_v3.0, whole genome shotgun sequence. It encodes these proteins:
- the LOC100835584 gene encoding putative B3 domain-containing protein Os08g0325100 — encoded protein: MGAPCERCKWHDEQDYRDLDDREKHFLMFLMGDFQHEMIVPEEFVQRLKGEIRGEIKLETRNGYSYTVGVSKNQEKVVFMAGWGQFVENFDLQMGESIIFRYNGSSQFSVVMFDKLGREKALSVIADALPPRIQERHTDATETVHNKGKNMGAPCGRCKWRDELDYRGLDDREKHFLMFMMGDFQHEMIVPQEFVQRLKGEIRGEIKLETRNGYSYTIGVSKDQEELVFMAGWGKFVENFDLQMGESIIFRYNGSSQFSVTIFDKLGREKALSVIEDALPPHVLERHTDATENVSRSHGYPQAMQMQLPNDAMNRFCVHCQPMQMQPHAETMDRSHGRHKTKKMQSLTETVTQSQVHPQPMQMQPSSKTVNRSPMQMPPMKRQRRLQRNKSNQGNKTALKSSSSESSGTGDSFSSEEGHAAVPCYNYAVEKKDKMHRVQKEQLKDGYIATRVTKLTPIQAEQVKKEVQCLHSDIPIFVAVMSRVNVVSGFRLTVPNWYGQKYLGDEQSVWLQRLGENWPVNLRGRSPGLLIDRRFENGWQKFVEENDIKIGDICLFERLNNQRCTLKVHIISAKDGSCC